One window of Populus nigra chromosome 5, ddPopNigr1.1, whole genome shotgun sequence genomic DNA carries:
- the LOC133694709 gene encoding conserved oligomeric Golgi complex subunit 5-like → MATAAAAVQRSQLPSISTNASPSPSSSSPLQRLSTFKTPSASSPPPSSTTATSSASPLDSFSKDPFLSPFLSPSFSSTSFSSAALSSGSPASTAEHLHHAIRLLESQLRSEVLSRHPHLFHQLSSIKDAELSLSTLRSAISSMQSSIRRVRSELSDPHNAIKSKTIQLSNLHRTNQALQHTIRALRLSKKLRDLISASESEPEKLDLAKAAQLHYEILTMCNEYDLRGIDMVDEELNWVKEIGEKLRSQAMKVLERGMEGLNQAEVGTGLQVFYNLGELKVTVEQLVNKYKGMGVKSVGLALDMKAISASGGGYGPGGIRGSGTPQIGGGAKAREALWQRMGNCMDRLHSIVVAVWHLQRVLSKKRDPFTHVLLLDEVIKDGDPMLTDRVWEALVKAFASQMKSAFTASSFVKEIFAMGYPKLFSLTENLLERISHDTDVKGVLPAITLDGKEQMVAAIEIFQTAFLAMCLSRLSDLVNTVFPVSSRGSVPSKEQISRIISRIQEEVEAVQLDGHLTLLVFREIGKVLLLLSERVEYQISAGHEARQITGPATAAQVRNFALCQHLQEIHTRISSMIAGLPTIAVDVLSPALGAIYGVARDSVTPLFKAMIDRLESCILQIHDQNFGAHGMDAAMDNNASPYMEELQKCILHFRTEFLSRLLPSSASATTAGTETICTQLVRSMASRVLIFFIRHASLVRPLSESGKLRMARDMAELELTVGQYLFPVQQLGPPYRALRAFRPLIFLETSQLGASPLLQDLPPSVILHHLYTRGPDELESPLQRNRLTPLQYSLWLDSQGEDQIWKGIKATLDDYAAKVRSRGDKEFSPVYPLMHHLGSLLTENAPVSQRH, encoded by the exons atggcaacagcagcagcagcagtccAAAGATCTCAACTCCCCTCGATAAGCACAAAcgcctctccctctccctcctcctcttctcctctCCAACGCCTCTCCACTTTCAAAACCCCTTCTGCTTCTTCTCCTCCACCATCTTCAACCACCGCAACCTCTTCTGCTTCACCTCTAGACTCTTTCTCCAAAGATCCATTCCTCTCCCCATTCCTCTCTCCCTCCTTCTCTTCCACTTCCTTCTCCTCCGCCGCCCTCTCCTCTGGTTCCCCTGCCTCCACCGCCGAACACCTCCACCATGCAATTCGCCTCCTCGAATCCCAACTCCGTTCCGAAGTCCTTTCCCGCCATCCCCACCTCTTCCACCAACTCTCGTCCATTAAAGACGCTGAACTCTCCCTCTCCACCCTCCGATCGGCCATCTCTTCTATGCAGTCTTCTATTCGCCGCGTCAGATCCGAGCTTTCTGATCCCCATAACGCTATTAAATCAAAAACTATCCAGCTCTCCAATTTGCATCGTACCAACCAAGCATTACAACACACTATTCGCGCTCTGAGGTTGTCGAAAAAGCTTCGAGATTTAATTTCTGCATCAGAATCAGAGCCTGAAAAATTGGATCTTGCCAAGGCAGCGCAATTACATTACGAGATCTTGACAATGTGTAATGAGTATGATTTGAGAGGAATTGATATGGTTGACGAAGAGCTGAATTGGGTTAAAGAAATTGGGGAAAAACTGCGCAGCCAAGCGATGAAAGTGTTAGAGAGAGGAATGGAAGGATTGAATCAGGCAGAAGTAGGAACTGGGTTGCAAGTTTTCTATAATTTAGGAGAGCTGAAGGTGACTGTGGAGCAATTGGTGAATAAGTATAAGGGAATGGGAGTGAAGAGTGTGGGCTTGGCATTGGATATGAAGGCGATTTCTGCGAGTGGTGGTGGGTATGGGCCAGGAGGGATAAGAGGGAGTGGGACTCCACAGATTGGAGGAGGGGCAAAAGCAAGGGAAGCACTTTGGCAGAGAATGGGGAATTGTATGGATCGGTTGCATTCTATTGTTGTTGCTGTTTGGCATTTGCAGAGAGTGTTGTCCAAGAAGAGGGATCCATTTACGCATGTTTTGTTGCTTGATGAGGTTATTAAG GATGGTGATCCCATGCTAACAGACCGGGTTTGGGAGGCACTTGTGAAGGCTTTTGCTAGCCAAATGAAATCTGCTTTCACTGCATCAAGTTTTGTTAAGGAGATATTTGCTATGGGCTATCCTAAACTCTTCTCCTTGACAGAGAATCTACTTGAAAGAATCTCACATGATACAGATGTCAAAGGGGTTTTACCAGCTATTACTTTGGACGGAAAGGAACAGATGGTTGCTGCCATTGAAATATTCCAGACAGCTTTCTTGGCTATGTGCTTAAGTCGCCTTTCAGATCTTGTGAACACTGTTTTCCCGGTGTCCAGCCGTGGGAGTGTTCCTTCCAAAGAACAAATCTCAAGAATTATCTCCCGTATCCAGGAAGAGGTTGAAGCAGTCCAATTGGATGGGCATTTGACTCTTCTTGTATTTCGTGAAATAGGCAAGGTTTTGCTCCTGCTTTCAGAACGAGTTGAATACCAG ATATCTGCAGGTCATGAGGCACGCCAAATTACAGGTCCTGCAACTGCAGCACAAGTCAGGAACTTTGCTTTATGCCAGCATTTACAAGAAATTCATACACGTATATCATCAATGATTGCTGGGCTGCCCACTATCGCAGTGGATGTGTTGTCTCCTGCACTGGGTGCAATATATGGGGTAGCTCGTGACTCAGTGACTCCCCTGTTCAAAGCAATGATTGACCGTCTTGAGTCATGCATCCTGCAAATTCACGACCAGAACTTTGGTGCTCATGGTATGGATGCTGCAATGGACAACAATGCTTCACCTTACATGGAGGAGTTGCAGAAGTGCATTCTTCACTTTCGTACTGAGTTCTTGTCGAGGCTCTTACCTTCTTCAGCAAGTGCTACAACAGCTGGGACAGAAACTATATGCACCCAGCTTGTGAGAAGTATGGCATCACGGGTTTTGATATTCTTTATCAGACATGCCTCTCTTGTACGACCTCTTTCAGAATCAGGGAAACTGAGGATGGCTAGAGACATGGCTGAGCTGGAGTTAACTGTAGGCCAATATTTGTTTCCTGTACAACAACTTGGACCACCGTACCGGGCACTCCGAGCATTCCGGCCGCTTATTTTCCTGGAGACATCTCAGTTGGGAGCATCTCCTCTACTTCAAGATCTGCCACCAAGTGTCATACTCCACCACCTTTACACCCGAGGCCCTGATGAATTGGAATCACCACTGCAAAGGAACAGGCTTACACCTCTGCAGTATTCACTGTGGCTGGATTCTCAAGGGGAGGATCAGATTTGGAAAGGTATCAAAGCAACTTTAGATGATTATGCTGCAAAGGTTAGATCAAGAGGAGACAAGGAATTTAGCCCTGTATATCCTCTTATGCATCATTTAGGGTCATTGTTGACAGAGAATGCCCCCGTGTCCCAAAGGCATTAA